The Verrucomicrobiota bacterium nucleotide sequence CCGGGTGGGAAAGTGAAAAGTGTCTCCAGCTGAGAAAATCATGGGTAAAAAAATTCTTCTCTCCGTCGGTTGCGACAACCTGAGCATGCCCTTGGTAGAGAAGGGTGAGAGCCCGGCGTGCGGAGCAGGTATTGATCGCCTGCCACAATCTGTTGAGTACAAGCACTGGTTGATCGAGTAGAGTATCCATGATCTTGTGTTTGGTAAGTCAAGAGCATGGAAGTCAGCAATCCTTGCTGTCAATGCCTCAGGCGCGACAATTTCGTGACATGTAGGAGGCACGGTAGCCCCGAATCCTTTTTCTGAAAAAAGGTAGGTTTGCTCTCCTCGCATGAAACAGGTATTTTCACCAACCCTTTCAGTACCGTTATGAATCGATTCCTTCTCTGCCTCTTTCTACTTCTCGGTGGTGCGGAGGTTCTGTTGGCGGCGGACTCTTCCGAACAGTTTCTCAATGCCTATCAGGCCTATCAGCAGGGCGAGAAATTGGAGAGGGACGGGAGTGCTTCCGAATCTTTGAAAAAGTACAGGTTTGCTCAGAGTCTTCTTATTGAAATCGAGAAGAACGATCCCTCCTGGCAGAAAGCCGTTGTCGAGTACCGCCTCAAGAAGACACAGGAAGGGCTTGAACGTCTTCAGGGAGCAGCAGGAAACTCCAATGATAGTTCCGTGAATCAGTCTCCGGCACAGCCTGAGGGGATCTCCCCGGAAGCAACCGGGGGAGCTCCGAGCATTTCGATCGTCCCTCCAGGAGCTAAATCCGCAAGCAATGAGGGACGCCCATCCTCAGGAGATTCGTCAACCGAAGTCCGTCGCCTCAAGCGAATGCTCGAAACACTCCGAGGGGAACTCAAGGAGGCTAGGGAGGCCATTTCCTCGGAAAAAAACCGAACCAAGGATCTCGAAAATATCAAGTGGGTCGAGGAACGTTCCAAATTAGAAAAGGAACTTCAGATTACGAAGAATCAGGTTGGTGCACTCAATGAGAAACTGCAAAAGCGCGATTCTTGGGAAAACGACCTGAAGTCCCTTCAAAAGAAACTGGATGATACTCTCGCTGACAAAGTTGCCTTCGAGGAGGAGTACCAGAATCGAGAAAAAAAGAAGGATGAGTCCAACGCGCTGCTCGTGAAGCAACTTGACGAGGCGCGTCAGAAACTTGTCCTCAGTTCATCCGCGGAGAAAAAGTCTCAGCAGCTCAGCGCCGACCTGGACAATGCAAGGCAAGAAGTCGCGGGCATAAAGGAGCAACTTAACCACGCTGTCCAGGCTACGAAGGATTACGAGGCCAAGAACGAGGGCCTTCGCAAGGAGATGGATTTCACCAAGGAGAAGCTGAACGTCGCCTTGAGGCAGGCGGACGAGCTTGCTCCGCTCCGGGGAAAGATCCAAAAACTTCAGGCCGATTCAGTCAAGGCCGAGGCAGATGCCAGAGCTTCCAAGGAGAAGGTGGCGGCTCTCGAAAACGACACTCTTAAGCTGCAAACAGATTCCAAGAACCGAGAGGCGTCTTTGAGGGCTGATTTTCAGGCTCTTGAGGAAGAGCGGAACAAACTCTCCGGAAAAGTTTCCCAATTGTCGGAAGCAACCCGTGATGCGGGTAAGGTCAAGGGATTGGAGTCTGATGCGGAGTCGTTGAAAAAAGCAGTGCTCGAGCTTCAGGAGAAAGCACTCCTTGCAGGACAGGAAATCACCAAGGCTCGCGCGGATGCCGATGCCTCTGCCAAGGAAGCCAAGGTAGCCGAAGGGAAACTAGCCGCAAATATAGCAATCGCATTAGCGGACCGGGCAGTTCTTGAGGAGGAGAGGCAGAGACTCACAGCTAAGCTCGAAGATTTCGTTCGTAAAAACGAAGAGCTTGGAAAGGTAGCAGCAACAGCTGCACCGCTCACCAAGGAGATCGAGAATCTCACTACGAAACTCGCCTCGAACAATGAGGCTCTCACGACGACAAAAAACAAGTTGGCCCAAACGGAAAGGAATGCGGAGCAGTCCAAAAAGGAAGCTGACTCGTCGTTGAAGGATCTTACGGCGCTCAGAGAAGCCTCTGCGAAGAGTGCCGCTGCTGCCGAAGCTGAAAAGGCCGCTCTCGAGGAGGAGAGGCGGAGACTCACAGCTAAGCTCGAAGATGCCGTTCGTAAAAACGAAGAGCTTGGAAAGGTAGCTGCAACAGCTGCGCCGCTCACCAAGGAAATCGAGGATCTCACTACGAAACTCGCCTCGAACAATGAGGCTCTCACGACGACAAAAAACAAGTTGGCCCAAACGGAAAGGAATGCGGAGCAGTCCAAAAAGGAAGCTGACTCGTCATTGAAGGATCTCACTGCGGGCAGAGAAGCCTCTGTGAAGAGTGCCGCTGCTGCCGAAGCAGACAAGGCTGCTCTTGAGGAGGAGAGGCGGAGACTCACAGCTAAGCTCGAAGATGCCTCGAAAAGGAATGAGGAGTTGAAGAAGGTTGCTGACTCATCAGTCCCCCTTGCCAGGGAGATCGAGAATCTCAAGTTACGTTTGCTCGAGAACAGCAAAGCCTCGGATCAAGCCAAGTCAAATAACGATCTGGCATTGCAAGCCGCCAGCGATTCAAAATCGGAACTTCAGAGACGGCTGGACGCGGCAACGGGACTTAAGCAGATTCTTGAAAAGCAGAATCTCTCACTTCAGGAGCAGCTCAAGTCCGTCATGGTTCAGATGGGCTCACTTGTCGATCGTGGACAAGATTCAGGCGCTCTTCGGGGACAGATCGAGAAACTGCAGCGGCAGATGGATTCTAGTGTTGCCGACTCCACCAAATCTCAGCAA carries:
- a CDS encoding tetratricopeptide repeat protein translates to MNRFLLCLFLLLGGAEVLLAADSSEQFLNAYQAYQQGEKLERDGSASESLKKYRFAQSLLIEIEKNDPSWQKAVVEYRLKKTQEGLERLQGAAGNSNDSSVNQSPAQPEGISPEATGGAPSISIVPPGAKSASNEGRPSSGDSSTEVRRLKRMLETLRGELKEAREAISSEKNRTKDLENIKWVEERSKLEKELQITKNQVGALNEKLQKRDSWENDLKSLQKKLDDTLADKVAFEEEYQNREKKKDESNALLVKQLDEARQKLVLSSSAEKKSQQLSADLDNARQEVAGIKEQLNHAVQATKDYEAKNEGLRKEMDFTKEKLNVALRQADELAPLRGKIQKLQADSVKAEADARASKEKVAALENDTLKLQTDSKNREASLRADFQALEEERNKLSGKVSQLSEATRDAGKVKGLESDAESLKKAVLELQEKALLAGQEITKARADADASAKEAKVAEGKLAANIAIALADRAVLEEERQRLTAKLEDFVRKNEELGKVAATAAPLTKEIENLTTKLASNNEALTTTKNKLAQTERNAEQSKKEADSSLKDLTALREASAKSAAAAEAEKAALEEERRRLTAKLEDAVRKNEELGKVAATAAPLTKEIEDLTTKLASNNEALTTTKNKLAQTERNAEQSKKEADSSLKDLTAGREASVKSAAAAEADKAALEEERRRLTAKLEDASKRNEELKKVADSSVPLAREIENLKLRLLENSKASDQAKSNNDLALQAASDSKSELQRRLDAATGLKQILEKQNLSLQEQLKSVMVQMGSLVDRGQDSGALRGQIEKLQRQMDSSVADSTKSQQQLVELSKARPEQEKLIQQKEIDLAAAKQDAEKLRNELSQANQRNADLQRHADEGDDHLKKLQDQLASLSTTMPGQEKQLSEAKDEAGKLQSELADVKTKLSLLQKKNASGGDQLKDLKDRLEEKEAQLARYKKKKSKSEGDGNLVKENDLLRGIIMRQVKEEARRAQARRLLEDEMKRLNVQSQSLSDQVVLLSTPSAELTPQERSLFKQGQLVVAESADGKIQESISARKINDSGSDAEMTNQQTNPSIESVAAKGDTKTSEGSSIQTINGISANSSTNPATQEIPWEGKLKACLAKAKDEFDRQDYLQSENTFQEALKISPDDYFALSNIGVVEFQLGKMTEAEEFLKRASTKVTDSSFALTTLGIVHYRQQRLDDAEKVLKKAVAINQQDFTAHNYLGIVLAASGKGKAGEEEIMKAIEINPQYADAHFNLAVIYATGKPPAKMMAKKHYAKAIELGAPPDPSLERLVQ